In Cloacibacterium caeni, a single window of DNA contains:
- a CDS encoding prolyl oligopeptidase family serine peptidase: MNLAPSSTVTEKYFGINIVDEYRNLENLKDSSVVNWMREQTKYSTNTLKSISNRQYYIDKRKEFDKRKSFSVNSINVTENGFYFYLKKKPEESTAKLYFRKTFNGTETEIFNPQSYKPENKKNYQISYIKPNFDGSKIAIALTESGKEISEMIIYDVKKNKLLSDVITNCWPSDGGGVSWFPDNERFIYLHYPVIDPNSIFFLKNMESVIYKIGEDPQILNDIFSKENDPNLKINSEDFPIVNLPNKESKFLFGYIAGATNFVNTYYKPLNEINKKGSWKLLFDKDKKVSNFIVKGNDIIFVSEKNGMTAIYRTSLLKPNFENPDLIVPNTSDEVINGLSNIKDGFLFSSTKNGVEAKLYLYKKTHVEQLVLPFPAGDISIGTQSSRSNNFWITCSGWKNDSERFKYNYALKKFTSENLSPIIDYPEFKDIIVEETVVKSHDGVDIPLSLIYKKGINKNKHNPLLIDAYGGYGIINSPYFSKTYMLWALEGGIMAIAHVRGGGEKGEEWHLGGFKETKPNSWKDLISCAEYMINKDYTSSENIAIWGASAGGITIGRAMTERPDLFKAAIIDAGVVNASRMEFTPNGLNNVKELGSLKIESEFKALLEMDAYLHIKKGIKYPAALITGGINDPRVSPWMPTKFAAKLLANNDSENPTLLKIDYEGGHGGDIPTLQLYENLADIFVFAFWQLGHPDYQLKKDEKK; this comes from the coding sequence ATGAATCTTGCACCATCTTCAACTGTAACAGAAAAATATTTTGGAATTAATATAGTTGATGAGTATAGAAATTTAGAAAATTTAAAAGATTCTTCTGTTGTTAATTGGATGCGTGAGCAAACAAAATATTCAACAAATACTTTGAAATCCATTTCAAATAGACAATATTATATTGATAAAAGAAAAGAATTTGATAAGCGTAAATCATTTTCTGTAAATAGTATAAACGTTACAGAAAATGGTTTTTATTTTTATTTGAAGAAAAAACCCGAAGAAAGCACAGCTAAACTATATTTTAGAAAGACTTTTAATGGAACAGAAACTGAAATATTTAATCCTCAAAGTTATAAACCTGAGAATAAAAAAAACTATCAAATTAGTTACATTAAACCAAATTTTGATGGTTCAAAAATAGCAATTGCTTTAACTGAAAGTGGTAAAGAAATTTCTGAAATGATTATTTATGATGTGAAAAAGAATAAATTACTCTCTGATGTTATTACCAATTGCTGGCCATCTGATGGTGGAGGTGTATCTTGGTTCCCTGATAATGAACGCTTTATTTATCTTCATTATCCAGTTATTGACCCAAATTCAATTTTTTTTCTAAAAAATATGGAATCGGTCATTTATAAAATCGGAGAGGATCCCCAAATATTAAATGACATATTTTCAAAAGAAAATGATCCCAATTTAAAAATTAATTCCGAAGATTTTCCTATTGTAAATTTACCCAATAAAGAATCTAAATTTCTATTTGGTTATATAGCTGGTGCTACAAATTTTGTTAACACCTATTACAAGCCGTTAAATGAAATAAATAAAAAAGGCAGTTGGAAATTATTATTTGACAAAGATAAAAAAGTAAGCAATTTTATTGTAAAAGGAAACGATATTATTTTTGTATCAGAAAAAAATGGTATGACAGCTATTTATAGGACTTCATTATTAAAACCTAATTTTGAAAACCCGGATTTAATAGTCCCTAACACTTCTGATGAAGTAATAAATGGATTATCTAATATAAAAGATGGATTTTTATTTAGTAGTACAAAAAATGGAGTAGAAGCAAAACTTTATTTATACAAAAAAACACATGTAGAACAATTAGTCCTTCCTTTTCCTGCTGGAGACATTTCAATAGGCACACAAAGTTCTAGGTCAAATAATTTTTGGATTACATGTAGTGGGTGGAAAAATGACTCTGAAAGATTTAAATACAATTATGCTTTAAAAAAATTCACATCAGAAAATCTTTCCCCTATAATTGATTATCCTGAGTTTAAAGATATTATTGTAGAAGAAACTGTTGTGAAGTCTCATGATGGAGTAGACATTCCTCTTTCTTTAATATATAAAAAAGGAATAAATAAAAATAAACATAATCCTCTCCTTATTGATGCATATGGTGGCTATGGAATTATTAATAGCCCTTATTTTTCAAAAACATATATGTTATGGGCTTTAGAAGGAGGAATAATGGCAATTGCACATGTTAGAGGCGGAGGAGAGAAAGGAGAAGAATGGCACCTAGGTGGGTTTAAAGAAACTAAACCAAATTCATGGAAAGATTTAATCTCTTGTGCCGAGTATATGATAAATAAAGATTACACATCTTCAGAAAATATAGCTATTTGGGGAGCAAGTGCTGGAGGAATTACCATAGGAAGAGCAATGACCGAAAGACCTGATTTATTTAAAGCCGCAATTATTGATGCTGGCGTTGTAAATGCTTCAAGAATGGAGTTTACTCCAAACGGACTAAATAATGTGAAAGAATTAGGTTCATTAAAAATAGAATCTGAATTTAAGGCTTTACTAGAAATGGATGCGTATCTACATATTAAAAAAGGAATTAAATATCCTGCTGCACTTATTACTGGGGGAATTAATGATCCTAGAGTATCACCATGGATGCCTACCAAATTTGCAGCAAAACTGCTTGCAAATAATGATTCAGAAAATCCTACCCTTTTAAAAATTGATTACGAAGGCGGTCATGGTGGAGACATTCCAACTCTACAATTATATGAAAATCTAGCGGATATTTTTGTTTTTGCATTTTGGCAATTAGGACATCCTGATTATCAACTCAAAAAAGACGAGAAAAAATAA
- a CDS encoding lantibiotic dehydratase family protein, with product MPKFPYNFFDDFIVRLPHLSFKEFKRNFYEKCTDDENIEKYLTSIIFREAIYLASLSLFNETKTKISEKSKVSLVKYYNRASTRYTPFGLFAGVSLGKFDKEDDFPKLFSENERSRDTKLDMHFLVELSKHLNSIPHIKNNILYFPNNSIYTIGKNKIRFVEYENKEGKRDYIISSAPLSEELEQILLVSKEGKTIDELSSVLINEEISLEEAREFIDELIENQVLVSELEPNVAGNNFLDSIISILERIGANEERDLLVAIKIKMQQLDLNFGNSENMYAEIEELINNLNLEYDKKYLFQTDLYYDSKIKLSYEWKRQLKKGISFLNKITILNRETVLEKFKEAFYERFENEEVSLSYALDSEIGIGYLQNIPTKGVHPYLEDIVLPSSKQKRELQFKLNPIHLILNQRLQKSYWNNDYVIKLSEDDFNDFEENWNDLSDTLSLIGEIVSDNQQEKLYINNISGNAGRLLGRFCSEKSTIKDFVIQISDKEQELNPEKILAEIIHLPESRIGNVIRRPQLRSYEIPYLANSALKKENQISVDDLYLSIKNGKLFLRSKKHNKEVIPHLTNAHNYSNNSLPIYHFLCDYSKQKIRTSLFFDWGGLSKIYDFLPRVEYENIILSKAQWKINSEQIKIFNSIILSENMEHLFQKIEEWRKLKQIPQWIQWVQGDNTLAVNLQNFDLVQMFFSSVKNEKEIIIEEFLINDKSDYVHQFVFSLYKDL from the coding sequence ATGCCAAAATTCCCTTACAATTTTTTTGATGATTTTATTGTCAGATTACCTCATTTATCTTTTAAAGAATTTAAAAGAAATTTTTATGAGAAATGCACAGATGATGAAAATATAGAAAAATATCTTACTAGTATTATTTTTAGAGAAGCCATTTACTTAGCTTCTCTTTCTTTGTTTAATGAAACTAAGACTAAAATTAGTGAAAAGTCTAAAGTCTCATTAGTGAAATATTACAATAGAGCTAGTACACGCTATACACCATTTGGATTATTTGCTGGAGTAAGTTTAGGTAAATTTGATAAAGAAGATGATTTCCCTAAATTATTTTCAGAGAATGAAAGATCTAGAGACACCAAGCTTGATATGCACTTTTTGGTTGAACTATCAAAGCATCTTAATTCAATACCTCATATTAAAAATAACATTTTATACTTTCCCAATAATAGTATTTATACAATTGGAAAAAATAAAATCCGTTTTGTAGAATATGAAAATAAAGAGGGAAAAAGAGATTACATAATTTCTTCTGCTCCTCTTTCTGAAGAGTTAGAACAAATATTACTTGTTTCTAAAGAAGGTAAAACAATTGATGAACTGTCATCAGTACTTATTAATGAAGAAATATCTTTAGAAGAAGCTAGAGAATTTATTGATGAGCTCATAGAAAATCAGGTTTTGGTAAGTGAACTAGAACCAAATGTAGCAGGAAATAATTTTTTAGATTCAATCATTTCAATTTTAGAAAGAATTGGAGCTAACGAAGAAAGAGACCTTTTGGTTGCCATAAAAATTAAAATGCAGCAGCTCGATTTAAATTTTGGAAATTCAGAAAACATGTATGCTGAAATTGAAGAACTTATTAATAATCTCAATTTAGAATATGATAAAAAGTATCTCTTTCAGACGGATTTATATTATGATAGCAAAATAAAATTATCATATGAATGGAAAAGACAACTAAAAAAGGGGATTTCATTTTTAAATAAGATTACTATCTTAAATAGAGAAACTGTTTTAGAAAAATTTAAAGAAGCATTTTACGAAAGATTTGAAAATGAAGAGGTTTCCCTTTCCTATGCTTTAGATTCTGAAATTGGGATAGGCTATTTGCAAAATATACCAACAAAAGGAGTTCATCCGTATTTAGAAGATATAGTCTTACCTTCTTCCAAACAAAAAAGAGAACTTCAATTTAAATTAAATCCAATACATCTTATTCTCAATCAAAGGTTACAAAAATCCTATTGGAATAATGATTATGTCATAAAATTATCAGAAGATGATTTTAATGATTTTGAAGAAAATTGGAATGATTTGTCGGATACTTTATCGTTAATTGGAGAAATAGTTTCTGATAATCAACAAGAAAAATTATACATTAACAATATTAGTGGAAATGCAGGAAGGTTACTTGGAAGATTTTGTTCAGAAAAGTCAACAATAAAAGATTTTGTAATACAAATTTCGGATAAGGAACAAGAACTAAATCCAGAGAAAATTTTAGCCGAAATTATACATCTTCCAGAATCTAGAATTGGAAATGTGATAAGAAGACCTCAATTAAGGAGTTACGAAATCCCCTACTTGGCTAATTCTGCTTTAAAGAAAGAAAATCAAATATCAGTAGATGATTTGTATCTTTCAATAAAGAATGGTAAGTTATTTTTAAGATCAAAAAAACACAATAAAGAAGTTATTCCTCATTTGACGAATGCTCACAACTATTCTAATAACTCTTTGCCTATCTACCATTTTTTATGCGATTATAGTAAACAAAAAATTAGGACAAGTTTATTTTTTGATTGGGGTGGATTGTCAAAAATTTATGATTTCTTGCCAAGAGTTGAATATGAAAATATAATCCTTTCAAAAGCTCAATGGAAAATTAATTCTGAGCAAATTAAAATTTTTAATTCAATTATTCTATCTGAAAATATGGAACACTTGTTTCAAAAAATTGAAGAGTGGAGAAAATTAAAGCAAATTCCACA
- a CDS encoding helix-turn-helix domain-containing protein: MRKIYLILIIICPILFFSQSKKGFYLPDTLKTKSFDYLKKGYDKEFQSKKNLAELYANCLLLKGKKEKNDLKTIDGYISLYRLKDDDLSALSYLDSMMIVSKKINNKEYLSDGYMYKGNYYYLKGDYLKSLGSYLEARNYAENNSETYHILNFNIGLLKLELGNYQEAQNLFFDFKKYIEYKGQTKRIDYVSCLYAIAYTYNKTNMIDLSESFVKLGLKANEQIKDQESYLNLLLVSGINSYKRKNYKEAIEKLEKVDKLTRKNSYNLQNLALSEFYIGKSLNRINDANFLNKFKTVDSIIFKTKNVTSELREIYPFLIEHYKENNDKQKQLLYIEHLLTFDSISSSNKYNLSTIINKKYDTPNLIIEKEKLISDLNSKNSTLFWIIGIIGLLTISLIIIYYKNRKQIKFYERQAEALLKNSKDIVNIEDISINTNSWNIGKEEVDKPKSSLPEDIIENLRLKFTQFENEKGFLNKSLTLDNLAKDFETNRDYLSKTVNELKGKNFSQYINELRINNIVEELKNNPHLQKYTIAGIAEEAGYNNSESFTNSFKKHTGTLPSYYIKALQEKKNEIL, encoded by the coding sequence ATGAGAAAAATTTATTTAATATTAATCATTATCTGTCCAATTTTATTCTTTTCTCAGAGTAAAAAGGGATTTTATTTGCCCGATACTTTAAAAACTAAATCTTTTGATTATTTAAAAAAAGGATATGATAAAGAATTTCAATCGAAAAAGAACTTAGCTGAATTATATGCCAATTGTTTATTATTAAAAGGTAAAAAAGAAAAAAATGATTTAAAAACAATAGATGGATATATATCATTGTATCGTTTAAAAGATGATGATTTATCTGCTTTGTCATATTTGGATAGTATGATGATAGTTTCTAAAAAAATAAATAATAAAGAGTATTTGTCTGATGGTTATATGTACAAAGGAAATTACTATTATTTGAAAGGAGACTATTTAAAATCACTAGGAAGCTATTTAGAAGCGAGAAATTATGCTGAAAATAATAGTGAAACTTATCATATTCTTAATTTTAATATTGGGTTATTAAAATTAGAATTAGGCAATTATCAAGAGGCTCAAAATCTATTTTTTGATTTTAAAAAATATATTGAATATAAGGGGCAGACAAAACGCATTGACTACGTGAGTTGCTTATATGCTATTGCATATACTTATAACAAAACAAATATGATTGATTTATCAGAGTCTTTTGTAAAATTGGGTTTAAAAGCAAATGAACAAATAAAAGATCAAGAAAGTTATCTGAATTTACTTTTGGTATCGGGAATAAATTCTTACAAAAGGAAAAACTATAAGGAGGCAATAGAGAAATTAGAAAAAGTGGACAAATTGACCCGAAAAAATTCTTATAATCTGCAAAACCTAGCTCTTAGTGAGTTTTATATTGGTAAAAGCTTAAATAGGATTAATGATGCTAATTTTTTAAATAAATTCAAAACAGTTGATTCCATCATATTTAAAACTAAAAACGTTACATCGGAGTTAAGAGAGATATATCCTTTTTTAATTGAACATTATAAGGAGAATAATGATAAGCAAAAGCAATTATTATATATTGAACATTTATTAACTTTTGATAGCATATCGAGTTCTAATAAATATAACCTTTCTACAATAATTAATAAAAAGTATGATACTCCAAACCTTATAATTGAAAAAGAAAAATTGATTTCTGATTTAAATTCTAAAAACTCTACATTATTTTGGATAATTGGAATTATTGGATTGCTGACCATCTCCTTAATAATAATTTATTATAAAAATAGAAAGCAAATTAAATTTTATGAAAGACAAGCAGAAGCTCTATTAAAAAATTCAAAAGATATTGTTAACATAGAGGACATCTCTATTAATACAAATAGTTGGAATATTGGAAAAGAAGAAGTTGATAAACCAAAATCCTCACTTCCAGAAGATATTATAGAAAACCTTAGACTGAAGTTCACACAATTTGAAAATGAAAAAGGCTTTTTGAATAAAAGTCTTACCTTGGATAACTTAGCAAAAGACTTTGAAACTAATAGAGATTATCTTTCAAAAACGGTTAATGAGTTGAAAGGGAAAAATTTTTCTCAATATATTAATGAATTAAGAATTAACAATATAGTGGAAGAACTTAAGAACAATCCTCATCTTCAAAAATATACAATTGCTGGAATTGCAGAAGAAGCAGGATATAATAATTCTGAATCCTTTACTAATTCTTTTAAAAAACACACAGGAACTTTGCCTTCATATTATATAAAAGCATTACAAGAGAAAAAAAACGAAATTTTATAA
- a CDS encoding aspartyl protease family protein: protein MKFALQFLLIFNLFNSQQLKLFHLKEKGNVLICDSIKINGRFVSGKLIFDTGSTKTLLDVGTLDIENYRRKETINTYYGQLSFRNIRLNSLEIGNLREEKIEVRFIDIKKILGSCNPENIIGIIGMDIIKKYNWKLNLKNNELLYSNSAFNNDGYSIYPINFKHNGGKFFGSDKKPTFSLKINDINTDFIIDTGSFDIISVNKKNQKIPKIKLLEMQNSYGNIISEEYIAKGKIYVIDKEVDLPIKYSDHLLTSIGAGFLKNFEVIFDEGFKNIYLKKHEDFKTDVDIKMNFGFSIEKFYNNIRVSNVYKNSLADKSGLKVLDEIASINGINLEQYDLCTDAQNIVAQFEKSQMIIRLKNDKIINIVK from the coding sequence ATGAAATTTGCTCTACAATTTTTACTGATATTTAATCTTTTTAACTCACAACAACTCAAACTTTTTCATCTAAAAGAGAAAGGTAATGTTTTGATTTGTGATTCTATAAAAATTAACGGCAGATTTGTTTCGGGTAAATTAATATTTGATACAGGTTCAACAAAAACGTTATTGGACGTTGGTACTTTGGATATAGAAAATTATAGAAGAAAAGAAACAATCAATACTTACTATGGTCAATTATCTTTTAGGAATATTAGATTAAATAGCCTCGAAATAGGAAATTTAAGAGAAGAAAAAATAGAAGTTAGGTTTATTGATATTAAAAAGATTTTAGGGAGTTGTAATCCTGAAAATATTATTGGCATAATCGGGATGGATATCATTAAAAAATATAATTGGAAACTTAATTTAAAAAATAATGAACTTTTATACTCGAACTCAGCTTTTAATAACGATGGCTATAGTATATATCCTATAAATTTTAAACATAATGGGGGAAAGTTTTTTGGGTCAGATAAGAAGCCAACTTTTAGTTTAAAGATAAATGACATAAATACTGATTTTATTATTGATACAGGCTCTTTCGATATTATATCTGTAAATAAGAAAAATCAGAAAATCCCTAAAATAAAATTATTAGAAATGCAAAATTCTTATGGAAATATTATTTCTGAAGAATATATTGCAAAAGGTAAAATTTATGTAATTGACAAGGAAGTTGATCTCCCAATAAAATACTCTGATCATTTGTTAACATCCATAGGGGCTGGTTTTTTAAAAAACTTTGAAGTTATTTTTGATGAAGGTTTTAAGAATATCTATCTGAAAAAACATGAAGATTTTAAAACGGATGTGGATATTAAAATGAATTTTGGTTTTTCAATTGAAAAATTCTACAATAATATTAGAGTTTCAAATGTCTATAAAAACAGTCTGGCAGATAAAAGTGGACTAAAAGTATTGGATGAAATAGCTTCCATTAATGGCATCAATTTAGAACAATATGATTTATGTACAGATGCGCAAAATATTGTAGCTCAATTTGAAAAATCTCAGATGATAATTCGATTGAAAAATGATAAAATAATAAATATCGTAAAATAA